Proteins from one Pantoea cypripedii genomic window:
- the hypF gene encoding carbamoyltransferase HypF: protein MSDHGVALRIRGKVQGVGFRPYVWQLAQRLQLRGDVCNDGAGVLVRLASPPDTFLAALNQHCPPLARIDSVEQQLMRWTSPPQGFTIRHSDLSVMDTQITPDAATCPACLRELNDPGDRRYRYPFINCTHCGPRYTIIRAMPYDRPATVMAAFPLCPACHDEYHNPMDRRFHAQPVACADCGPHIYWHSADQRLVGENALQQAIAMLVAGKIVAIKGVGGFHLAVDARNHAAVERLRLRKRRPSKPFAVMVADTQGLPASALLHLTSAAAPIVLLERSAIAGLSSAIAPGRNEIGVMLPANPLQHLLLQDFGGPLVMTSGNLNGLPPAIDNQQALTELADIADGWLLHNRPILQRMDDSVMRTSGEMLRRARGFVPDALALPPGFDTLPPILALGGDLKNTFCLARGGQAVLSQYLGDLTQNGSEAQWRHALNLMCEIYQFVPQRIAIDAHPAWRSAQLGREMALPLTTVLHHHAHAAACMAEHHWPLNGGNVIALALDGIGYGADGQFWGGECLRVDYRDCLHLGGLPAVALPGGDLAAHQPWRNLLAQCEAFVPDWQRYPETTVIRQQNWQPLAQAIKRRINAPLASSCGRLFDAVAAALGCTPWQQSYEGEAACLLETLALDHGPCLHPVTLPLVDDQPDMATFWQQWLGWQSSVPARAWAFHDALAQGLANLARHHARIQGISTIVCCGGVMHNRLMRARLAFYLADFQVFFPTQLPAGDSALSLGQALIAAAHLMTDPQG, encoded by the coding sequence ATGTCTGACCACGGCGTCGCGTTACGTATTCGCGGCAAAGTTCAGGGGGTGGGTTTCCGTCCTTATGTCTGGCAGCTGGCGCAAAGGCTGCAACTACGTGGTGACGTCTGCAACGACGGTGCGGGGGTGCTGGTGCGTCTGGCAAGTCCCCCCGACACCTTCCTCGCCGCGCTTAATCAACACTGCCCGCCGCTGGCACGGATTGATAGCGTGGAACAGCAACTGATGCGCTGGACCAGCCCTCCGCAGGGATTCACCATCCGCCACAGCGACCTGAGCGTCATGGATACCCAGATTACCCCGGATGCCGCAACCTGCCCGGCGTGTCTGCGCGAACTGAACGACCCGGGTGACCGGCGCTACCGTTATCCGTTTATTAACTGCACCCACTGCGGCCCGCGTTACACCATCATTCGAGCCATGCCTTACGACCGCCCCGCTACCGTGATGGCGGCGTTTCCACTTTGCCCTGCCTGCCATGATGAATATCACAACCCGATGGACCGGCGCTTCCATGCCCAGCCCGTCGCCTGCGCGGATTGCGGGCCACACATTTACTGGCACAGCGCTGACCAACGTCTGGTGGGTGAAAATGCGCTGCAACAGGCGATTGCCATGCTCGTTGCCGGAAAGATCGTGGCGATCAAAGGAGTGGGCGGTTTCCATCTGGCGGTTGATGCGCGTAATCACGCTGCCGTCGAGCGGCTGCGTTTGCGCAAGCGCAGACCATCAAAGCCCTTCGCAGTGATGGTGGCAGATACGCAAGGATTGCCCGCGTCAGCACTGTTGCATCTCACCTCGGCAGCGGCACCCATTGTCCTGCTGGAGCGCAGCGCCATCGCGGGGTTGAGTAGCGCCATCGCGCCGGGGCGCAACGAAATCGGCGTGATGTTACCCGCCAATCCTCTGCAACATTTGCTGCTACAGGATTTTGGCGGCCCGCTGGTCATGACCTCCGGCAATCTGAATGGTCTGCCGCCCGCCATCGATAACCAACAGGCACTGACCGAACTGGCGGATATTGCCGATGGCTGGCTGCTGCATAATCGCCCCATCCTGCAACGTATGGACGATTCCGTGATGCGCACCAGCGGTGAGATGCTGCGGCGCGCCAGGGGGTTTGTCCCGGATGCCCTCGCCCTCCCACCCGGCTTTGACACTCTGCCGCCCATTCTGGCATTGGGTGGCGATCTGAAAAATACCTTCTGCCTGGCACGCGGTGGGCAGGCGGTGCTGAGTCAATATCTCGGCGATCTGACGCAAAATGGTAGCGAAGCACAATGGCGGCACGCATTAAACCTGATGTGTGAGATCTACCAATTCGTGCCGCAGCGGATCGCTATCGATGCCCATCCAGCCTGGCGCAGTGCGCAGCTGGGACGGGAAATGGCGCTGCCGCTGACGACAGTTTTGCACCACCACGCCCACGCCGCCGCCTGCATGGCCGAACATCACTGGCCACTGAACGGCGGTAACGTCATCGCGCTGGCGCTGGACGGGATTGGTTACGGCGCGGATGGACAGTTCTGGGGCGGCGAATGCCTGCGGGTGGATTATCGTGATTGCCTGCATCTTGGCGGCCTGCCCGCAGTGGCGCTGCCCGGAGGCGACCTGGCGGCCCACCAGCCGTGGCGTAACCTGCTGGCGCAGTGCGAAGCCTTTGTGCCGGACTGGCAACGCTATCCTGAAACTACTGTGATACGTCAGCAGAACTGGCAACCGCTGGCGCAGGCGATCAAGCGCCGCATCAATGCTCCCCTCGCCTCTTCCTGCGGCCGTCTGTTTGATGCCGTGGCGGCCGCACTCGGCTGCACACCATGGCAGCAAAGTTATGAAGGCGAGGCGGCGTGTCTGCTGGAGACGCTGGCGCTCGATCACGGTCCCTGCCTGCATCCTGTCACCTTACCTCTGGTTGATGATCAGCCTGATATGGCGACCTTCTGGCAGCAATGGCTCGGCTGGCAGAGTAGCGTCCCGGCGCGGGCATGGGCATTTCATGACGCACTGGCACAGGGGCTGGCAAATCTTGCGCGCCATCACGCCAGGATACAGGGCATTAGCACCATCGTTTGCTGTGGCGGCGTGATGCACAACCGCCTGATGCGCGCCCGTCTGGCGTTCTACCTCGCTGATTTTCAGGTTTTCTTCCCGACACAGTTGCCTGCTGGCGACAGTGCTCTTTCGCTCGGCCAGGCATTGATTGCCGCTGCCCATTTGATGACAGACCCACAAGGATAA
- a CDS encoding HoxN/HupN/NixA family nickel/cobalt transporter — protein MRLPHPLINSRAGVLLALLVIANLAAWAWALMIFHHSPSLMAASLLAWCYGLRHAVDADHIAAIDNVTRKMMQQGKRSIGIGAWFSLGHSSIVILASLAIAATAAAFQNNMGWFHQIGGVIGTAVSACFLLAMALVNLVILKSVWRNFRQWKRGEVLTADALEMTGGGMMSWLFNSAFKMVNKSWHMYLVGFLFGLGFDTATEIGVLGISVASASSGMSIWSIMVFPVLFASGMMLVDTLDNILMVNAYGWAFNKPQRKLYYNMTITGTSVVAALFIGGLEALGLLADKFGMQGGVWNWVGALNDNLGNAGFVVVGLFIASWVVSMLNYRWKGYDFL, from the coding sequence ATGCGTTTACCTCATCCCCTGATTAACTCGCGCGCAGGCGTTTTACTGGCGCTGCTGGTGATCGCCAATCTTGCCGCCTGGGCATGGGCGCTGATGATTTTTCATCACAGCCCGTCGCTGATGGCCGCCAGTCTGCTGGCGTGGTGCTACGGCCTGCGCCACGCCGTCGATGCGGACCATATCGCCGCTATTGATAACGTCACCCGCAAGATGATGCAGCAGGGCAAACGGTCGATTGGTATTGGCGCATGGTTCTCACTCGGACACTCCAGCATCGTTATCCTGGCGTCCCTGGCGATTGCTGCCACCGCGGCTGCCTTTCAGAACAACATGGGCTGGTTTCACCAAATTGGCGGTGTGATCGGTACCGCCGTCTCTGCCTGTTTTTTACTGGCGATGGCGCTGGTGAATCTGGTCATCCTGAAAAGCGTCTGGCGCAACTTCCGCCAATGGAAACGTGGTGAAGTGCTCACCGCCGATGCCCTCGAAATGACCGGTGGCGGCATGATGAGCTGGCTGTTTAATTCAGCCTTTAAGATGGTGAATAAAAGCTGGCATATGTATCTGGTGGGCTTTTTGTTTGGTTTAGGTTTTGATACCGCCACCGAGATCGGCGTGCTGGGTATCTCAGTCGCCAGCGCCTCTTCCGGTATGTCAATCTGGTCGATTATGGTTTTTCCGGTACTGTTTGCCAGCGGCATGATGCTGGTGGATACCCTCGATAATATCCTGATGGTCAATGCCTACGGCTGGGCATTCAACAAACCCCAGCGCAAGCTTTACTACAACATGACCATTACCGGCACCTCAGTGGTTGCTGCATTGTTTATCGGCGGACTCGAAGCGCTGGGCCTGCTGGCGGATAAGTTCGGGATGCAGGGTGGTGTGTGGAACTGGGTTGGTGCACTCAACGATAACCTTGGCAATGCGGGTTTTGTCGTGGTGGGGCTGTTTATTGCCAGCTGGGTGGTTTCGATGCTGAACTACCGCTGGAAAGGGTATGATTTTTTATAG
- a CDS encoding sucrose-6-phosphate hydrolase, translating into MASSTLLPAILQAVMQGQPRTLSDRHYPGWHLAPVTGLLNDPNGFIQFAGRYHLFYQWNALGCQHKHKCWGHWSSADLLHWQHEPIALMPDEDYDRSGCYSGSAVDNQGMLTLVYTGNVKYDDGSRTAWQCLAQQNSTGAFDKIGPVIALPEGYTGHVRDPKVWRHGDDWYMVLGAQDLQLQGKVLLLRSADLHSWHHLAEIAGSGLGGLGEAGYMWECPDMFSLGDSTYLICCPQGVAREEKRYLNTHPSAYLSGQLDYDKVHYRHGSLQELDAGFEFYAPQTTLTADGRRLLVGWMGVPDGEEMAQPTVAQGWIHQMTCLRELSSRDGKLYQQPIAELQALRGEEQRYHGPADSAPPIEAQRLELLLESQGEVTLNFADTLIVEWHQDELRLARRSLETGEWLYRYWQGTASRLQILCDHSSVEIFINDGEGVMSSRYFPAQPARLILSGSADLQARYWSLRHCMVE; encoded by the coding sequence ATGGCTTCCTCAACACTTTTGCCCGCCATTTTACAGGCGGTGATGCAGGGTCAACCCAGGACGCTCAGTGACCGCCACTATCCCGGCTGGCACCTGGCGCCGGTGACCGGGCTGCTCAACGATCCCAACGGTTTTATCCAGTTCGCCGGTCGCTACCATTTGTTCTATCAGTGGAATGCGCTTGGCTGCCAGCATAAGCATAAATGCTGGGGGCACTGGAGTTCGGCGGATCTGTTGCACTGGCAGCATGAGCCTATCGCGCTGATGCCCGATGAAGATTATGACCGCAGCGGCTGCTACTCCGGTAGCGCCGTCGATAACCAGGGGATGCTGACACTGGTATATACCGGCAACGTCAAATATGACGACGGCTCGCGCACCGCCTGGCAATGTCTGGCGCAGCAAAACAGCACGGGTGCGTTTGATAAAATCGGCCCGGTGATTGCCCTGCCGGAAGGTTATACCGGGCATGTACGCGATCCTAAAGTATGGCGGCACGGTGACGACTGGTACATGGTGCTGGGGGCACAGGACCTGCAATTACAGGGCAAAGTGCTGCTGCTGCGCTCAGCGGATCTGCACAGCTGGCACCACCTCGCGGAGATTGCCGGTAGCGGTCTCGGTGGCCTGGGAGAGGCGGGTTATATGTGGGAGTGCCCGGATATGTTTTCCCTCGGTGACAGCACCTACCTTATCTGCTGCCCGCAGGGCGTGGCGCGGGAAGAGAAACGCTATCTGAATACCCATCCGAGCGCCTACCTCAGTGGCCAACTCGATTATGACAAGGTCCATTACCGGCACGGATCGTTGCAGGAGCTGGACGCCGGATTCGAGTTTTACGCGCCGCAAACCACCCTGACCGCCGACGGGCGACGCCTGCTGGTGGGCTGGATGGGGGTTCCGGACGGTGAAGAGATGGCGCAACCCACCGTCGCCCAGGGCTGGATCCATCAGATGACTTGCCTGCGTGAACTGAGTTCACGGGATGGCAAACTGTATCAGCAACCCATCGCAGAATTGCAGGCATTGCGCGGGGAGGAACAGCGTTACCACGGTCCCGCTGATTCTGCGCCACCGATAGAGGCACAACGGCTGGAGCTGCTGCTGGAAAGCCAGGGAGAGGTGACGCTGAATTTTGCCGACACCCTGATTGTTGAATGGCATCAGGATGAACTGCGCCTCGCCCGCCGCAGTCTGGAGACGGGAGAATGGCTGTATCGTTACTGGCAAGGAACCGCCAGCCGTTTGCAGATCCTGTGTGACCACTCCAGCGTGGAAATCTTTATTA
- a CDS encoding aminoimidazole riboside kinase, whose translation MSARVWCLGDAVVDLLPEGPGRLMQCPGGAPANVAVGIARLQGNSGFIGRVGEDPFGHFMRQTLTDEQVNTHFMSADPAHRTSTVVVALDEDGERSFTFMVRPSADLFIEPDDLPKFHAGEWLHCCSIALAAEPSRATTFTAMQRVKTAGGFVSFDPNIRHDLWPDDADLRHCLDRALQLADVVKLSEEELAFVSGSTHIDTSMMQLAARFDIRLLLVTQGKAGVKACHNRQISHYPTLPVISVDTTGAGDAFVAGLLWGLAQHGLPENEPQLAARLACAQICGALATTAKGAMTALPYLHQLEEQLG comes from the coding sequence ATGTCAGCACGAGTCTGGTGTCTGGGAGACGCCGTAGTAGATCTGTTGCCGGAAGGGCCGGGACGCCTGATGCAATGTCCTGGTGGGGCACCAGCAAATGTCGCGGTAGGGATTGCCCGATTACAGGGGAACAGCGGATTTATTGGCCGCGTCGGCGAGGACCCTTTTGGTCACTTTATGCGTCAGACGCTGACCGACGAGCAGGTGAATACTCACTTTATGAGCGCCGATCCCGCCCATCGCACTTCGACAGTAGTGGTCGCGCTGGATGAAGACGGCGAACGTTCATTTACCTTTATGGTGCGCCCGAGCGCCGACCTGTTTATTGAACCCGATGATTTACCCAAATTTCACGCCGGGGAATGGCTGCACTGCTGTTCCATCGCGCTGGCTGCCGAACCTTCTCGCGCCACCACCTTCACCGCAATGCAGCGCGTAAAGACGGCGGGCGGTTTTGTCAGCTTCGACCCGAATATCCGCCACGACTTGTGGCCGGACGATGCGGATCTGCGTCATTGCCTGGACCGGGCGTTGCAACTGGCAGACGTGGTGAAGCTCTCCGAAGAGGAACTGGCATTTGTCTCCGGTTCAACACACATCGATACCAGTATGATGCAACTGGCAGCACGCTTCGACATCAGGCTACTGCTGGTGACACAGGGCAAGGCGGGCGTTAAAGCCTGCCATAACAGACAGATTTCACACTACCCAACCTTACCTGTTATCAGCGTGGACACCACCGGTGCGGGTGATGCATTTGTCGCTGGGTTGCTGTGGGGGCTGGCGCAGCATGGCCTGCCGGAAAATGAACCACAGCTGGCAGCACGCCTTGCCTGTGCACAAATCTGTGGTGCACTGGCGACCACCGCCAAAGGCGCCATGACTGCCCTGCCTTATTTGCATCAGCTTGAGGAGCAACTCGGCTAA
- a CDS encoding sucrose-specific PTS transporter subunit IIBC yields the protein MDFVKISRSLLPLLGGRDNIASAAHCATRLRLVLVDDAKADTDAIGKIDGVKGCFRNAGQLQVIFGTGVVNKVYAAFIAEAGISESSKSEAADIAARKLNPFQRIARLLSNIFVPIIPAIVASGLLMGLLGMVKTYGWVNPDNALYIMLDMCSSAAFIILPILIGFTAAREFGGNPFLGATLGGILTHPALTNAWGVAAGFHTMNFFGIEVAMIGYQGTVFPVLLAVWFMSMLEKQLRRVIPDALDLILTPFLTVIISGFVALLIIGPAGRMLGDGISFVLSTLITHAGWLAGLLFGGLYSVIVITGVHHSFHAIEAGLLGNPTIGVNFLLPIWAMANVAQGGACLAVWFKTKDAKIKAITLPSAFSALLGITEAAIFGINLRFMKPFIAALIGGAVGGAWVVSVHVYMTAVGLTGLPGMAIVQASSLLNYAIGMVIAFSTAFVLSYLLKYKTDSE from the coding sequence ATGGATTTTGTAAAAATTTCCCGGTCGCTACTGCCGTTGCTGGGAGGCAGGGACAATATTGCCAGCGCCGCGCACTGTGCCACGCGCCTGCGTCTGGTGCTGGTGGACGATGCCAAAGCGGATACCGATGCCATTGGCAAAATCGATGGCGTGAAAGGCTGCTTTCGTAATGCTGGTCAGTTGCAGGTTATTTTCGGCACCGGTGTGGTTAACAAGGTTTACGCGGCATTTATCGCCGAAGCGGGAATTAGCGAATCAAGCAAATCAGAGGCAGCGGATATCGCCGCGCGTAAGCTAAACCCGTTCCAGCGCATCGCCCGTTTGTTGTCGAATATTTTTGTGCCGATCATTCCCGCCATCGTCGCTTCCGGCCTGCTGATGGGCCTGCTGGGCATGGTCAAAACCTACGGCTGGGTGAATCCCGATAACGCGCTGTATATCATGCTCGACATGTGCAGCTCGGCGGCGTTTATCATTTTACCGATCCTGATTGGCTTTACCGCCGCGCGTGAGTTTGGTGGCAACCCCTTCCTTGGCGCAACCCTCGGCGGCATCCTTACCCATCCGGCCCTGACCAACGCCTGGGGCGTGGCGGCAGGCTTCCACACCATGAACTTCTTCGGTATCGAAGTGGCGATGATTGGCTACCAGGGGACGGTTTTTCCGGTGCTGCTGGCGGTGTGGTTTATGAGTATGCTGGAAAAACAGCTGCGTCGGGTGATCCCGGATGCGCTGGACCTGATCCTGACGCCCTTCCTGACGGTGATTATCTCCGGTTTTGTCGCGCTGCTGATCATCGGCCCGGCAGGCCGTATGCTGGGTGACGGTATCTCCTTTGTGCTCAGCACCCTGATTACTCACGCGGGCTGGCTGGCAGGACTGCTGTTTGGCGGGTTGTATTCGGTGATTGTCATCACCGGCGTGCATCACAGTTTCCACGCCATCGAAGCCGGTCTGCTGGGTAATCCGACTATTGGTGTCAACTTCCTGCTGCCGATCTGGGCCATGGCCAACGTCGCGCAAGGGGGAGCCTGTCTGGCGGTATGGTTTAAAACTAAAGATGCGAAGATCAAAGCCATCACCCTGCCCTCCGCTTTCTCAGCGCTGCTGGGCATTACTGAAGCCGCTATCTTCGGTATTAACCTGCGCTTTATGAAACCTTTTATCGCTGCGCTGATCGGGGGTGCCGTGGGCGGTGCCTGGGTAGTATCGGTGCATGTTTATATGACTGCGGTCGGGCTGACGGGTCTGCCGGGCATGGCGATTGTGCAGGCCAGCTCTCTGCTGAATTATGCTATTGGGATGGTGATTGCCTTCAGCACCGCCTTTGTTCTCTCTTATCTGCTCAAATACAAAACGGACTCTGAATAA
- a CDS encoding carbohydrate porin: MKKSTLAITLGVLLGSGSAWAADPSISSIEARLAALEQRLQSAEQRANAAENRAEAAEKQTQQLAAAQQKNQTITTQVEQRTARLDQKSTSDDEGFEFHGYARSGLLMNNSASKTQGGPTVTPAGETGGNIGRLGNEPDTYVELNLEHKQTLNNGATTRFKVMLADGQRTYNDWTASSSDLNLRQAFTEIGHLPTFTGAFKDSTVWAGKRFDRDNFDIHWIDSDVVFLAGTGAGIYDMKWGDEARSNLSLYGRTFGDIENNENTAQDYILSLNNFYGPLQLMVSGMRARDNDDRVDTDGNKVKGDAANTGMHALLGLHNDSFYGLREGSAKTALLYGHGLGAEVKSIGSDGALLPEANTWRLASYGITPLGGGWHIAPALLAQSSKDRYVRGDSYEWATANLRLIQEITQNFEMQYEGSYQYMDLRPKGYNSRNAVSGSFYKLTVAPTLKAGDVGEFLKRPEIRLFATWMDWDHRLDNYASDDAFGSNGFKAGGEWNFGVQMETWF; the protein is encoded by the coding sequence ATGAAAAAAAGCACTCTCGCTATAACCCTTGGTGTGTTGTTAGGTTCCGGGTCTGCATGGGCAGCAGACCCCAGCATCAGCAGCATTGAAGCTCGTCTGGCAGCGCTGGAACAGCGTTTACAGTCCGCCGAACAACGCGCTAATGCCGCAGAAAACCGCGCCGAGGCCGCAGAAAAGCAGACACAGCAACTTGCCGCCGCTCAACAAAAGAATCAAACCATCACCACCCAGGTAGAGCAGCGTACCGCCCGCCTGGATCAGAAATCCACCAGCGATGATGAGGGTTTTGAGTTCCACGGCTACGCCCGTTCCGGCTTGCTGATGAATAACTCTGCGTCTAAAACCCAGGGCGGCCCGACAGTCACCCCGGCAGGTGAAACCGGCGGCAATATTGGTCGTCTGGGTAACGAACCCGATACCTATGTCGAGCTGAACCTTGAGCACAAACAAACGCTGAACAACGGCGCAACCACTCGCTTCAAGGTGATGTTGGCCGACGGACAACGTACCTACAACGACTGGACCGCCTCCAGCAGCGATCTCAACCTGCGCCAGGCCTTTACCGAGATCGGCCATCTGCCCACCTTCACCGGTGCCTTCAAGGATTCCACCGTCTGGGCTGGCAAGCGTTTTGACCGCGATAACTTTGACATCCACTGGATCGACTCCGATGTGGTGTTCCTCGCCGGGACCGGTGCAGGTATCTATGACATGAAATGGGGTGACGAGGCGCGCAGCAACCTCTCGCTGTATGGCCGCACCTTTGGCGATATCGAAAACAACGAAAACACCGCCCAGGACTACATCCTGTCGCTGAATAACTTCTATGGACCGTTACAGCTGATGGTAAGCGGCATGCGCGCCAGAGATAACGATGACCGCGTCGATACCGATGGCAACAAAGTCAAAGGTGATGCGGCCAACACCGGCATGCACGCCCTGCTTGGCCTGCATAACGACAGTTTCTACGGCCTGCGTGAAGGTTCCGCGAAAACCGCCCTGCTCTACGGCCACGGCCTGGGGGCGGAGGTGAAATCCATCGGCTCCGATGGGGCACTGCTGCCGGAAGCGAATACCTGGCGTCTGGCGAGTTATGGCATCACCCCGCTGGGCGGTGGCTGGCATATCGCCCCGGCGCTGCTGGCGCAAAGCAGCAAGGATCGGTACGTCAGGGGTGACAGCTATGAATGGGCCACGGCTAACCTGCGCCTGATTCAGGAGATTACCCAGAATTTCGAGATGCAGTACGAAGGTTCTTATCAATATATGGACCTGCGCCCGAAAGGCTACAACAGCCGTAACGCAGTAAGCGGCAGCTTCTACAAACTCACCGTCGCGCCGACACTCAAAGCCGGTGACGTGGGCGAGTTTCTGAAACGTCCGGAAATCCGCCTCTTCGCCACCTGGATGGACTGGGATCATCGCCTCGACAACTATGCCAGCGATGATGCCTTTGGCAGCAACGGCTTCAAAGCCGGTGGTGAATGGAACTTCGGTGTACAAATGGAAACCTGGTTCTGA
- a CDS encoding Abi family protein, translating into MAESQVPYNYEHTTDELVANLSGKRFKPYLINAGFRKEFAFALYLYNARMAKSFLYPLHVLEVTLRNRIHTVFSSQFTDNWCHDKHFRSILSSESRSVLDMGIHRANSHNVEDVVSTLSFDFWSNLFRPEYDRDIWQNLMAQLLPSQNITRKEFQKRVRLLNNFRNRIAHHEPIHKLNLSELHQIILETLQWLSPEMSVWVKHFSTVNSCLRTRPHTNGNDTVRHQTISDSNFVQVAPDDNIDIDFSRRFIVCLNQDNLVAVIEKQHIADFLYSLRNNGELLISLRDYTFSDVINFLSLRMNALQCPPTLNITNISSLLRKKVMYIVIQEDKKIHGVIAKSHRKY; encoded by the coding sequence ATGGCCGAAAGTCAAGTTCCTTATAACTATGAACACACCACAGATGAATTGGTGGCAAATCTTTCCGGCAAAAGATTCAAACCCTACCTGATCAATGCTGGCTTCAGAAAAGAATTCGCATTTGCTTTGTATTTATATAACGCCAGAATGGCAAAGTCATTTCTTTATCCACTTCATGTGCTTGAAGTGACTTTAAGAAATCGCATTCACACCGTTTTCAGCTCTCAATTTACCGACAACTGGTGCCACGATAAACATTTCAGAAGTATACTGTCTTCCGAGAGTCGAAGCGTGCTGGATATGGGAATTCATCGGGCAAATAGTCACAATGTCGAGGATGTCGTGTCTACATTATCGTTTGACTTTTGGTCCAATCTCTTTCGTCCAGAATATGACCGCGATATCTGGCAAAATCTAATGGCACAACTCCTTCCGTCTCAGAACATTACAAGAAAAGAGTTTCAGAAGAGGGTCAGACTACTCAACAACTTCCGCAACAGAATTGCTCATCACGAGCCTATTCATAAACTTAACCTCAGTGAGCTACACCAAATAATTTTAGAGACACTGCAATGGCTATCCCCCGAGATGTCAGTATGGGTCAAACATTTTTCCACAGTGAATTCCTGTCTGCGCACCCGTCCCCATACAAATGGGAATGACACCGTTCGTCATCAAACAATCAGTGACAGTAATTTTGTTCAGGTGGCACCAGATGACAATATTGATATCGATTTCTCCAGACGATTCATAGTTTGTTTAAATCAGGATAATCTGGTCGCCGTTATTGAGAAACAACATATAGCTGATTTTCTATATTCACTGCGCAATAACGGTGAATTACTTATCTCCCTACGCGATTATACATTTAGTGACGTTATAAATTTTTTATCCCTTAGGATGAATGCTCTCCAATGCCCACCCACGCTTAATATCACCAACATATCTTCTCTTCTCAGAAAAAAAGTGATGTACATCGTTATCCAGGAAGATAAGAAAATACATGGGGTTATTGCGAAATCACACCGTAAGTACTGA